In the genome of Streptomyces sp. NBC_00190, one region contains:
- a CDS encoding SCO6745 family protein → MRYDGAHGLGTVRQLWQLLEPVHALVYFAPESYEEAAGLGYATDERWPMYFAFRAAPLGPADAELVNALFYSFNPGMVRRYVARSWQPAPPARVLAARAAATDRALRSLLGERTASPDLAEAARLARRAAEAADTAGRPLAAANAALPWPGTPHAVLWHAATILREHRGDGHIAALQAHHLDPVESLVLHSGAGAAPAEAFANREWSTSEWSAARDRLAAGGLLTEDGTATAAGLALRTAVEKLTDELAAAPWSALTPQEVARLAELLLPPVLDIVGSGLLPAQGTLGIGMKYDYEG, encoded by the coding sequence ATGAGGTACGACGGCGCACACGGTCTGGGCACGGTCCGGCAGCTGTGGCAGCTGCTGGAACCCGTCCACGCCCTCGTCTACTTCGCGCCCGAGAGCTACGAGGAGGCCGCGGGCCTCGGCTACGCCACGGACGAGCGGTGGCCCATGTACTTCGCCTTCAGGGCCGCCCCGCTCGGCCCGGCCGACGCGGAGCTCGTGAACGCCCTCTTCTACAGCTTCAACCCGGGCATGGTGCGGCGCTACGTCGCCCGCTCCTGGCAGCCCGCCCCGCCGGCCCGGGTCCTCGCGGCCCGCGCCGCCGCCACCGACCGCGCCCTGCGCTCGCTGCTGGGCGAACGCACCGCCTCCCCGGACCTGGCCGAGGCGGCGCGCCTGGCCCGCCGCGCCGCCGAGGCCGCCGACACCGCAGGACGCCCGCTGGCCGCCGCCAACGCGGCGCTGCCCTGGCCCGGGACACCGCACGCCGTGCTCTGGCACGCCGCCACGATCTTGCGCGAGCACCGCGGCGACGGCCACATCGCCGCCCTTCAGGCCCACCACCTCGACCCGGTCGAGTCCCTGGTCCTGCACTCCGGCGCCGGAGCCGCTCCCGCCGAGGCGTTCGCGAACCGCGAGTGGTCCACGAGCGAGTGGAGCGCCGCCCGCGACCGCCTCGCCGCAGGAGGCCTGCTGACCGAGGACGGTACGGCCACCGCGGCGGGGCTGGCGCTGCGCACCGCCGTGGAGAAGCTCACCGACGAACTCGCCGCCGCCCCGTGGTCCGCGCTGACCCCGCAGGAAGTGGCGCGGCTCGCCGAACTGCTCCTTCCGCCGGTTCTCGACATCGTCGGCTCCGGACTCCTCCCGGCCCAGGGCACCCTGGGCATCGGGATGAAGTACGACTACGAGGGCTGA
- a CDS encoding aldo/keto reductase produces the protein MRYLSLGSSGLQVSAVGLGCNNFGGRLDAQATRAVVDAALDAGITLLDTADIYGGLGGSESHLGQALKGRRDQVVLATKFGFAGMDMKYGPAAGARSSRAYIRRAVEESLRRLGTDHIDLYQLHSPDPATPIAETLAALTELVAEGKVRYIGHSNLTGWQLAEAAHVARETGSVPFVSAQNQWSLLERSAERELVPAALHYGVGVLPYFPLANGLLTGKIRRGAAVPAGSRLEGRDAYLTEERLDVVEALAALAEKYGRTVLELAIGWLSAQPGCASVIAGATSAEQVRANAAVADRPLDAGLLAAIDAIPGARKPE, from the coding sequence ATGCGCTATCTCTCCCTGGGCAGTTCGGGTCTTCAGGTCTCCGCCGTCGGGCTCGGCTGCAACAACTTCGGCGGCCGGCTCGACGCCCAGGCGACCCGCGCCGTCGTCGACGCCGCCCTCGACGCGGGCATCACCCTCCTCGACACCGCCGACATCTACGGCGGCCTCGGCGGCTCCGAGAGCCACCTCGGGCAGGCCCTCAAGGGCCGCCGGGACCAGGTCGTCCTCGCCACCAAGTTCGGCTTCGCCGGCATGGACATGAAGTACGGGCCCGCAGCCGGCGCCCGCAGCAGCCGCGCCTACATCCGCCGGGCCGTCGAGGAGTCCCTGCGCCGCCTCGGCACCGACCACATCGACCTCTACCAGCTGCACAGCCCCGACCCGGCCACCCCCATCGCCGAAACCCTGGCCGCCCTCACCGAACTCGTCGCCGAGGGCAAGGTCCGCTACATCGGCCACTCCAACCTCACCGGCTGGCAGCTCGCCGAAGCCGCCCACGTCGCCCGCGAGACGGGCTCGGTTCCCTTCGTCTCCGCGCAGAACCAGTGGTCGCTGCTGGAGCGGTCGGCCGAGCGCGAGCTCGTCCCGGCGGCCCTGCACTACGGCGTCGGCGTGCTCCCGTACTTCCCGCTGGCCAACGGCCTCCTGACCGGCAAGATCCGCCGCGGCGCGGCCGTCCCCGCCGGCTCCCGCCTCGAAGGCCGCGACGCTTACCTCACCGAGGAACGGCTCGACGTCGTCGAAGCGCTGGCCGCCCTCGCCGAGAAGTACGGCCGTACCGTCCTCGAACTCGCCATCGGCTGGCTCTCGGCCCAGCCCGGCTGCGCATCCGTCATCGCGGGGGCCACCTCGGCCGAACAGGTACGCGCCAACGCGGCCGTCGCCGACCGACCGCTCGACGCCGGGCTGCTCGCCGCGATCGACGCCATCCCGGGGGCGCGGAAGCCGGAATGA
- a CDS encoding N,N-dimethylformamidase beta subunit family domain-containing protein: MDQEHIARDGEGAGRRRFLAIATGAATAAGLGAVAGCASGDGGGADGQGGNPSAGTRPPSGKPSAAGPGAFDVTAENARPGHADWPVTKAGAARAIEGFADRVSVLPGESFGLHVSTTAPRFTVSAYRMGWYGGARARLVWRSEALPGVRQPEHTVDSGTRTVRTRWARTTTVDTKDWPEGCYLLRLDAQGGEGQRFVPLTVRSAATAGRTVVVNAVATWQAYNRWGGYGSYDGPSGGYASRSLAVTFDRPYDYDDGAGLFLVYEASLIALAERLGIPLAYTTTTDVAREKRLLEGAAAVLSLGHDEYWSPEQRAHITAARDAGTNIAVLGANCCFRRIRLEASELGPDRTLVCYKSSYDQDPGFKRGHPATVDFRSAPGTDPESSLLGVIYDGYPVDAPYVVTNPGHWLFEGTGAKAGDRFEHLVGVEYDKVNTAFPTPRPIEILAHSPVVCEGRPSHQDTAYYTVQSGAGVFATGTMRWVEALDATGDGRSGSNHGLDARCGALTTRVTENLLRVFAAGPAGRTHPAQDNVKAVYGGS; this comes from the coding sequence ATGGATCAGGAGCACATAGCCCGGGATGGCGAGGGCGCAGGCAGGCGGCGGTTCCTCGCGATCGCGACCGGTGCGGCGACGGCGGCCGGGCTCGGGGCCGTGGCCGGCTGCGCGAGCGGCGACGGCGGCGGCGCCGACGGGCAGGGCGGGAACCCGTCCGCCGGGACCCGGCCGCCGTCGGGAAAGCCGTCGGCGGCGGGGCCCGGAGCCTTCGACGTCACGGCCGAGAACGCCCGCCCCGGACACGCCGACTGGCCGGTGACCAAGGCCGGAGCGGCCCGGGCCATCGAAGGCTTCGCGGACCGGGTCAGCGTCCTGCCCGGCGAGTCCTTCGGGCTGCACGTGTCCACCACCGCGCCCCGGTTCACCGTCTCCGCCTACCGGATGGGCTGGTACGGCGGAGCCCGGGCCCGGCTGGTGTGGCGGTCGGAGGCCCTGCCCGGCGTGCGGCAGCCCGAGCACACGGTGGACTCCGGGACGCGGACGGTCCGCACCCGGTGGGCCCGTACCACGACGGTCGACACCAAGGACTGGCCCGAGGGCTGCTACCTGCTGCGGCTCGACGCGCAGGGCGGCGAGGGCCAGCGCTTCGTACCGCTCACCGTCCGGTCGGCGGCGACGGCGGGCCGTACCGTCGTGGTCAACGCGGTGGCGACCTGGCAGGCCTACAACCGGTGGGGCGGCTACGGCAGCTATGACGGACCCAGCGGCGGCTACGCCTCGCGCTCCCTCGCCGTGACCTTCGACCGGCCGTACGACTACGACGACGGCGCGGGTCTGTTCCTGGTGTACGAGGCCTCGCTGATCGCGCTCGCCGAGCGGCTCGGCATACCCCTGGCCTACACGACGACCACCGACGTGGCCCGGGAGAAGCGGCTGCTGGAGGGGGCCGCGGCGGTGCTCTCGCTCGGGCACGACGAGTACTGGTCGCCCGAACAGCGGGCCCACATCACTGCAGCCCGCGACGCCGGCACGAACATCGCCGTCCTGGGCGCGAACTGCTGCTTCCGCCGGATCCGGCTGGAGGCCTCGGAACTGGGCCCGGACCGCACGCTGGTCTGTTACAAGTCCTCCTACGACCAGGACCCCGGATTCAAACGGGGCCACCCGGCGACGGTGGACTTCCGCTCGGCACCCGGTACGGACCCGGAGAGCTCGCTGCTCGGCGTCATCTACGACGGCTACCCGGTGGACGCCCCGTACGTGGTGACGAACCCGGGCCACTGGCTCTTCGAGGGCACCGGTGCCAAGGCGGGCGACCGCTTCGAGCACCTGGTGGGGGTGGAGTACGACAAGGTGAACACCGCGTTCCCGACGCCCCGGCCGATCGAGATCCTGGCCCACTCCCCCGTGGTGTGCGAGGGCCGGCCCAGCCATCAGGACACGGCGTACTACACGGTGCAGAGCGGTGCGGGGGTCTTCGCGACGGGCACGATGCGGTGGGTGGAGGCCCTGGACGCGACGGGCGACGGGCGCAGCGGCTCGAACCACGGCCTGGACGCGCGCTGCGGTGCGCTGACGACCCGGGTGACGGAGAACCTGCTACGGGTGTTCGCGGCGGGCCCGGCCGGCCGGACGCACCCGGCGCAGGACAACGTCAAGGCGGTGTACGGGGGTTCGTGA
- a CDS encoding alpha/beta fold hydrolase, which produces MKLRLPRRRRDRLLAGAAALAVVAGAGTWTAAASAAGDAPAVHRQDAVLDMPDAAIDTSYFTAGGGDGEGKKRPAVLLGHGFGGSKDDVRAQAERLARDGYAVLTWSARGFGRSGGRIGLNDPEYEVKDVSRLIDWLATRPEVQLDADGDPRVGVSGASYGGAVSLLAAGYDRRVDAIAPQITYWNLADSLFPNGVFKKLWAGIFFTTGSVGGMQPAQPGPQAPDARSAPGCGRFQPELCSMYERVAVAGKPDPEARALLEQRSPSAVGARIKVPTLIVQGQDDSLFPLDQADAMAKAIAANGAPVSVDWAAGGHDGGMREADRTEARVAAWFDRYLKGGGAGENTDTGPAFRVSRSGGIDSTDGRVQLRGASGERYPGLTSGPERFALTGREQGFANPAGGAPPALSSLPGIGGQLAAFGAGFSLDFPGQSARFESEPLTEDVRITGTPTVTLKVRSTAQDGSAVLFGKVYDVGPDGRQQVLPSQLVAPVRVEDAQQGRSVELRLPAIDHAVEAGHRLRLVVAATDLGYATPAAPATYTVSAEGPLAVPVAADVRTASAGLPAWTWWLPLGAAALAAALLGIRRTGRGPAGARGGVPQPEPALADVPLEITGLTKRYAKAEDRYAVRDLSFRVEKGQVLGLLGPNGAGKTTTLRMLMGLISPDAGEIRVFGHAVRAGAPVLSRVGAFVEGAGFLPHLTGRANLELYWQATGRPAGDSHMAEALEIAGLGDALERAVRTYSQGMRQRLAIAQAMLGMPDLLILDEPTNGLDPPQIREMRDVMIRYAAGGRTVIVSSHLLSEVEQTCTHLVVMDRGRLVQAGEVAEITGGGDTLLVTLAEPVDETAVEKVAALEGVGSVVSAEDGLLVRLEGATAAGLIAELVRLEVPVAGVGPHRRLEDAFLTLIGGSA; this is translated from the coding sequence GTACTTCACGGCCGGCGGCGGGGACGGCGAGGGGAAGAAACGTCCCGCCGTGCTGCTGGGGCACGGTTTCGGCGGCAGCAAGGACGATGTGCGCGCGCAGGCCGAGCGGCTGGCCCGCGACGGGTACGCCGTCCTGACCTGGTCGGCGCGCGGCTTCGGCCGCTCCGGGGGCCGGATCGGGCTGAACGACCCGGAGTACGAGGTCAAGGACGTCTCCCGGCTCATCGACTGGCTCGCCACCCGGCCCGAGGTGCAGCTCGACGCGGACGGCGATCCGCGCGTCGGCGTGTCCGGCGCCTCGTACGGCGGTGCGGTCTCCCTGCTCGCGGCCGGGTACGACCGGCGGGTGGACGCGATCGCCCCGCAGATCACCTACTGGAATCTGGCGGACTCCCTCTTCCCGAACGGCGTCTTCAAGAAGCTGTGGGCGGGCATCTTCTTCACCACCGGCTCCGTCGGCGGCATGCAGCCCGCCCAGCCGGGGCCGCAGGCGCCCGATGCGCGGTCCGCCCCCGGCTGCGGGCGGTTCCAGCCCGAACTCTGCTCCATGTACGAGCGGGTCGCGGTGGCGGGGAAGCCCGACCCCGAGGCCCGCGCGCTGCTGGAGCAGCGCAGTCCGTCGGCCGTCGGTGCCCGCATCAAGGTGCCGACCCTCATCGTGCAGGGCCAGGACGACTCCCTCTTCCCGCTGGACCAAGCCGACGCCATGGCCAAGGCCATCGCGGCGAACGGCGCGCCCGTCTCCGTGGACTGGGCGGCCGGCGGGCACGACGGCGGCATGCGCGAGGCGGACCGGACCGAGGCCCGGGTCGCCGCCTGGTTCGACCGCTACCTCAAGGGGGGCGGGGCCGGCGAGAACACGGACACCGGCCCGGCGTTCCGCGTCTCGCGCTCCGGCGGCATCGACTCCACCGACGGGCGGGTACAGCTGCGCGGCGCGAGCGGCGAGCGGTACCCCGGACTCACCTCCGGCCCGGAGCGGTTCGCGCTGACCGGGCGCGAGCAGGGCTTCGCCAATCCGGCGGGCGGGGCGCCCCCCGCGCTGTCCTCGCTGCCCGGCATCGGCGGGCAGCTCGCCGCCTTCGGAGCCGGGTTCTCGCTGGACTTCCCGGGGCAGAGCGCCCGCTTCGAGTCGGAGCCGCTGACCGAGGACGTACGGATCACCGGGACTCCGACCGTCACCCTGAAGGTGAGGTCGACGGCGCAGGACGGTTCGGCCGTGCTCTTCGGCAAGGTGTACGACGTCGGGCCCGACGGTCGCCAGCAGGTGCTGCCGAGTCAGCTGGTCGCCCCGGTGCGGGTGGAGGACGCGCAGCAGGGCAGGTCCGTCGAGCTCCGGCTGCCCGCGATCGACCACGCCGTGGAGGCCGGGCACCGGCTGCGGCTCGTGGTCGCGGCGACCGATCTCGGCTACGCGACCCCGGCCGCGCCCGCCACCTACACGGTCTCGGCCGAGGGTCCGCTGGCCGTCCCCGTGGCCGCGGACGTGCGGACCGCCTCGGCCGGGCTGCCCGCCTGGACGTGGTGGCTGCCGCTGGGCGCGGCGGCGCTGGCCGCGGCGCTGCTGGGGATCCGGCGGACCGGGCGGGGGCCGGCAGGGGCGCGGGGCGGCGTACCGCAGCCGGAGCCCGCGCTGGCCGACGTACCGCTGGAGATCACCGGACTGACGAAGCGGTACGCGAAGGCGGAGGACCGGTACGCGGTACGGGACCTGTCGTTCCGGGTGGAGAAGGGGCAGGTGCTGGGGCTCCTCGGGCCCAACGGCGCCGGCAAGACGACCACCTTGCGGATGCTGATGGGGCTGATCTCGCCGGACGCCGGGGAGATCCGGGTGTTCGGGCACGCGGTACGGGCCGGGGCGCCGGTGCTGTCGCGGGTCGGGGCCTTCGTGGAAGGCGCCGGATTCCTGCCGCACCTGACGGGCCGGGCGAACCTGGAGCTGTACTGGCAGGCCACCGGCCGTCCGGCCGGGGACTCGCACATGGCGGAGGCCCTGGAGATCGCTGGGCTCGGCGACGCGCTGGAGCGCGCGGTGCGCACCTACTCGCAGGGCATGCGGCAGCGCCTGGCGATCGCGCAGGCCATGCTCGGCATGCCCGACCTGCTGATCCTCGACGAGCCGACGAACGGTCTGGACCCGCCGCAGATCCGGGAGATGCGGGACGTGATGATCCGCTACGCGGCGGGCGGACGGACGGTCATCGTCTCCAGCCACCTGCTGTCGGAGGTGGAGCAGACCTGTACGCACCTGGTGGTCATGGACCGCGGCAGACTGGTGCAGGCGGGCGAGGTCGCGGAGATCACCGGCGGCGGGGACACCCTGCTGGTGACGCTGGCGGAGCCGGTGGACGAGACGGCCGTCGAGAAGGTGGCGGCGCTGGAGGGAGTGGGTTCCGTGGTGTCCGCCGAGGACGGGCTCCTCGTACGGCTCGAAGGCGCGACGGCCGCAGGGCTGATCGCCGAACTCGTACGGCTGGAGGTGCCGGTGGCGGGAGTCGGGCCGCACCGCCGGCTCGAGGACGCGTTCCTCACCCTGATCGGAGGTTCGGCATGA
- a CDS encoding ABC transporter permease, giving the protein MSTVEAGTVQEVAPGYRANRTLPLRVEALRQWRRRRTLVMGGVLAALPFILIIAFAVGGGPGSRSGGDGRITLIDTATASGANFAATCLFVSAGFLLVVPVALFCGDTVASEASWSSLRYLLASPVPRARLLWSKLVVALGFSLAAMVLLPVVALAAGTAAYGWGPLKLPAGGALPAGDTVPRLALAVAFVFVSQLVTAGLAFWLSTRTDAPLGAVGGAVGLTIVGNVLDAVTALGSWREFLPAHWQFAWADALQPQLEWGGMVKGAAVSVSYALVLFALAFRGFSRKDIVS; this is encoded by the coding sequence ATGAGCACGGTAGAGGCAGGGACCGTCCAGGAGGTGGCCCCGGGCTACCGGGCGAACCGTACGCTGCCGCTGCGCGTGGAGGCGCTGCGGCAGTGGCGCCGGCGGCGGACGCTGGTGATGGGCGGGGTGCTGGCCGCGCTCCCCTTCATCCTGATCATCGCGTTCGCGGTGGGCGGCGGGCCCGGCAGCCGCAGCGGCGGAGACGGCCGGATCACCCTCATCGACACGGCGACGGCCTCGGGCGCGAACTTCGCCGCGACCTGCCTGTTCGTGTCGGCGGGCTTCCTGCTGGTGGTGCCGGTCGCGCTGTTCTGCGGGGACACGGTGGCCTCCGAGGCGAGCTGGTCCTCGCTGCGCTATCTGCTGGCGTCGCCGGTGCCGCGGGCGCGGCTGCTGTGGAGCAAGCTGGTGGTGGCGCTCGGCTTCAGCCTGGCGGCGATGGTGCTGCTGCCGGTGGTCGCGCTGGCTGCGGGCACGGCCGCGTACGGGTGGGGGCCGCTGAAGCTCCCGGCGGGCGGCGCGCTGCCCGCCGGGGACACGGTGCCGCGGCTCGCGCTGGCGGTCGCCTTCGTCTTCGTGTCGCAGCTGGTGACGGCGGGGCTCGCGTTCTGGCTGTCCACGCGGACGGACGCGCCGCTGGGCGCGGTGGGCGGCGCGGTCGGGCTGACGATCGTCGGGAACGTGCTGGACGCGGTCACCGCGCTCGGGTCGTGGCGCGAGTTCCTCCCGGCGCACTGGCAGTTCGCTTGGGCGGACGCCTTGCAGCCGCAGCTGGAGTGGGGCGGGATGGTCAAGGGGGCGGCGGTGTCGGTGTCGTACGCGCTGGTGCTGTTCGCCCTCGCCTTCCGGGGGTTCTCCCGCAAGGACATCGTGTCCTGA